In Rutidosis leptorrhynchoides isolate AG116_Rl617_1_P2 chromosome 2, CSIRO_AGI_Rlap_v1, whole genome shotgun sequence, one genomic interval encodes:
- the LOC139890979 gene encoding putative germin-like protein 2-1 yields MSNKLIILSVLALSFACLALAEPTPLQDFCVADTSSSVKVNGAACKNPMQVQAEDFSFSGLHIMGNTSNAVGSKVTPVFATQLPGLNTLGISMVRIDYAPWGQNPPHTHPRATEILTVLEGSLQVGFVTSNPDNRFITKVLQKGDVFVFPVGLVHFQRNVGNGYATAIAALSSQNPGAITIANAVFGANPPISSDILARAFQVDKSVVDELQAKF; encoded by the exons ATGTCGAACAAACTCATCATATTGAGCGTTTTAGCTCTATCTTTCGCCTGCCTTGCGTTAGCTGAGCCTACACCCCTTCAAGATTTTTGTGTAGCCGATACTAGCAGCTCAG TGAAAGTAAATGGTGCAGCATGTAAGAACCCAATGCAAGTTCAAGCAGAGGATTTCAGCTTTAGTGGGCTCCACATTATGGGTAATACATCAAACGCTGTGGGATCAAAGGTGACCCCAGTCTTTGCGACTCAGTTACCAGGGCTAAACACTTTGGGAATCTCAATGGTTCGAATTGACTACGCACCGTGGGGACAAAACCCCCCTCACACTCACCCACGAGCCACTGAGATCCTAACCGTTCTTGAAGGGAGTCTACAAGTTGGATTTGTGACATCTAACCCTGATAACCGTTTCATCACAAAGGTACTCCAAAAGGGTGATGTTTTCGTGTTCCCGGTGGGACTTGTTCATTTTCAACGCAATGTCGGTAATGGATATGCAACTGCTATTGCTGCATTGAGCAGTCAAAATCCAGGTGCTATAACAATTGCTAATGCTGTTTTTGGTGCTAATCCTCCAATTTCAAGTGATATTTTAGCAAGAGCGTTTCAAGTTGATAAGAGTGTGGTGGATGAGCTACAAGCAAAGTTCTAG
- the LOC139887947 gene encoding putative germin-like protein 2-1 codes for MSNKLVLLSVLALTFVCVALANKPAPLQDFCVADSNSSVKVNGVTCKNPMQVQAEDFFFSGLHLRGNTSNAVGSKVTPVFATQIPGLNTLGISMVRIDYAPWGLNPPHTHPRATEILTVLEGTLQVGFVTSNPDNRFITKVLQKGDVFVFPVGLVHFQQNIGNGYAVVIAALSSQNPGAITIANAVFGANPPIPSDVLARAFQMDKSLVDELQAKL; via the exons ATGTCAAACAAACTCGTCTTGTTGAGCGTTTTAGCACTAACTTTCGTATGCGTTGCCTTAGCTAACAAGCCTGCACCGCTTCAAGATTTTTGTGTAGCTGACTCCAACAGCTCAG TGAAAGTAAATGGTGTAACATGTAAAAACCCAATGCAAGTTCAAGCAGAGGATTTCTTCTTCAGTGGGCTCCACCTCAGGGGAAACACATCAAACGCTGTGGGATCAAAGGTGACCCCGGTGTTTGCGACCCAGATACCCGGGCTAAACACTTTAGGCATCTCAATGGTTCGAATTGACTACGCACCATGGGGACTAAACCCTCCTCATACTCACCCACGAGCCACTGAGATCCTAACCGTTCTTGAAGGGACCCTACAAGTTGGATTTGTGACATCTAACCCTGATAACCGTTTTATAACTAAGGTACTACAAAAGGGTGATGTTTTCGTGTTCCCGGTGGGACTTGTTCATTTTCAACAAAATATCGGTAATGGATATGCAGTGGTTATTGCGGCATTGAGCAGTCAAAATCCAGGTGCCATAACGATTGCAAATGCTGTTTTTGGTGCTAATCCCCCAATTCCTAGTGATGTTCTAGCAAGAGCATTTCAAATGGATAAGAGCTTGGTTGATGAGCTACAAGCAAAGCTCTAA
- the LOC139887948 gene encoding putative germin-like protein 2-1 produces the protein MATPLVFFILLATFSLLIMYVFSYEAAPLQDFCVADPSNLVRLNGLSCKNPMFVQAEDFYYSGLHIAADTRNSYGYRITPVSVYQIPGLNTLGISMIRIDYAQWGSNPPHTHPRATEILTVLEGTLQVGFITSDPQNRLITKVLQRGDVFVFPVGLVHFQRNLGHSNASAIAALSSQNPGVISITNSIFGSTPPISTDFLAQAFHVDNKTVNRLQMMSSVHD, from the exons ATGGCAACACCTTTAGTTTTCTTCATTTTGTTAGCAACATTTAGTCTCTTGATCATGTACGTATTTTCATACGAGGCCGCACCCCTACAAGATTTTTGTGTAGCAGATCCAAGCAATTTAG TTAGACTCAACGGTTTGTCTTGCAAGAATCCTATGTTTGTGCAAGCTGAGGATTTCTACTATAGCGGGCTCCACATTGCAGCCGACACACGAAATTCATACGGATATAGAATCACCCCTGTATCCGTATATCAGATACCGGGACTAAACACGTTAGGGATCTCGATGATACGCATTGATTACGCACAATGGGGATCTAACCCACCACACACGCACCCACGAGCCACTGAGATCCTAACCGTTCTTGAAGGGACTCTACAAGTCGGATTCATTACTTCGGACCCACAAAATCGACTTATTACTAAAGTTCTTCAACGTGGTGATGTGTTTGTGTTCCCAGTTGGACTTGTTCATTTTCAAAGAAATTTGGGTCATTCGAATGCAAGTGCGATAGCTGCGTTGAGCAGTCAAAATCCAGGTGTCATTAGCATCACAAACTCGATATTTGGGTCTACTCCGCCAATTTCTACTGACTTTTTGGCCCAAGCGTTTCATGTTGATAACAAAACAGTGAACCGACTACAAATGATGTCGTCAGTACATGATTAG
- the LOC139890980 gene encoding putative germin-like protein 2-1: MAKQVVHFCFLASALFCLASAFEPKPLQDYCVADPTSPVYVNGMVCKDPEVVQANDFYYSGLHLMGNTSNPFGSKVTPVTVAQLPGLNTLGISMVRIDYAPWGINPPHTHPRATEIMTVLEGSLEVGFVTSYPENRLITKVLYKGDVFVFPVGLVHFQRNVGNTCAVVIGALSSQNPGAISIGNAVFGSNPKISSDFLAKAFQVDTKLVDQLKAKF, encoded by the exons ATGGCAAAACAGGTAGTCCATTTTTGTTTCTTAGCTTCGGCTTTATTTTGTTTAGCCTCTGCCTTTGAACCCAAACCACTACAAGATTATTGTGTTGCTGATCCAACTAGCCCAG TTTATGTAAATGGCATGGTGTGCAAGGATCCTGAAGTAGTTCAAGCCAATGATTTCTACTATAGTGGCCTACACCTTATGGGCAACACTTCAAATCCTTTTGGATCAAAGGTTACACCAGTGACTGTAGCCCAACTACCCGGGCTCAACACATTAGGCATCTCAATGGTGCGCATTGACTACGCCCCATGGGGTATTAACCCACCTCACACGCATCCACGAGCTACTGAGATCATGACCGTTTTAGAAGGCTCACTTGAGGTTGGATTTGTCACCTCGTATCCAGAGAACCGTTTGATCACAAAAGTACTATACAAAGGCGACGTGTTTGTGTTCCCAGTAGGACTAGTACACTTCCAACGTAACGTTGGAAACACATGTGCGGTGGTTATTGGTGCGTTAAGTAGTCAGAACCCTGGTGCTATTTCAATTGGAAACGCTGTTTTTGGATCAAATCCAAAGATTTCAAGTGACTTTTTAGCTAAGGCGTTTCAGGTGGATACGAAATTGGTGGATCAGTTAAAGGCGAAGTTCTAG
- the LOC139890981 gene encoding mitogen-activated protein kinase kinase kinase 18-like, producing the protein MGWTRGQVLGRGATATVSAAISTTTGDVSAVKSVVLSKSETLQREQQFLSILDSPYVVSYKGCNITNENNKFMYNLIMEYMPNGTVINAIGDQNYGRFNELEISNYTRQIIQGLEYLHLLGIVHCDIKGANLLVGKSGVKIADFGCAKWASENVPLRGTPMFMAPEVARGEKQGFAADIWALGCVVIEMATSGSVWSDINDPVSILYKIGFLGELPDIPCMLSHKAKDFISKCLIQDPDQRWDASELLKHPFLEQCNSQINENIDEELWTCSPTSVLDQDVWEAINESPLVGSDLIQPTSSSYSLRQRVEQLVGNSKKGKCKSKIEEEINWVTIRSNGSSGAVAGDEWW; encoded by the coding sequence ATGGGGTGGACAAGAGGCCAAGTTCTTGGCCGCGGTGCGACTGCCACCGTGTCCGCCGCCATTTCCACCACCACCGGAGACGTTTCTGCAGTCAAATCCGTTGTCTTATCAAAGTCGGAAACTTTGCAAAGAGAACAACAATTTTTGTCCATTTTAGATAGTCCTTATGTTGTAAGTTACAAAGGGTGTAACATTacaaatgaaaataataagttCATGTACAACCTTATTATGGAGTACATGCCCAATGGTACCGTTATTAACGCTATAGGCGACCAAAACTATGGTCGATTTAACGAGTTGGAGATATCAAACTACACTAGGCAAATTATTCAAGGTTTGGAATACCTTCATTTATTAGGCATAGTACATTGTGATATTAAAGGAGCGAATCTATTAGTTGGTAAAAGTGGTGTAAAAATCGCCGATTTTGGTTGTGCTAAATGGGCTAGTGAAAATGTGCCACTTCGGGGGACACCAATGTTCATGGCACCCGAAGTTGCACGAGGCGAAAAACAAGGTTTTGCTGCCGATATATGGGCACTTGGGTGCGTTGTAATTGAAATGGCGACCAGTGGTTCAGTTTGGTCAGATATAAATGATCCCGTATCGATTCTATATAAGATTGGATTTTTGGGTGAATTACCAGATATCCCGTGTATGTTATCGCATAAAGCGAAGGATTTTATAAGCAAATGTTTGATCCAGGATCCGGATCAAAGGTGGGATGCCAGCGAGCTTCTAAAACACCCGTTTCTCGAACAATGCAACAGTCAAATAAATGAAAATATTGATGAAGAATTGTGGACATGTTCACCCACAAGTGTACTTGATCAAGATGTTTGGGAGGCCATTAACGAATCACCATTAGTGGGTAGTGATTTGATTCAGCCAACAAGTTCATCATACTCTTTGAGACAAAGGGTCGAACAGTTGGTGGGCAACTCAAAAAAGGGAAAGTGTAAATCGAAAATTGAGGAAGAGATCAATTGGGTGACAATCAGAAGCAATGGAAGTAGTGGGGCGGTGGCAGGAGATGAATGGTGGTGA
- the LOC139890982 gene encoding cyprosin-like produces MGTTIKTSLLALFLLFLLSPTVLSAANDGLLRVGLKKKKADQVNQLTERGLSKDGTARRNYGFHGTLRSSDGDIIALKNYMDAQYYGEIGIGSPPQKFTVIFDTGSSNLWVPSSKCYFSIACLFHSKYKASQSSTYKKNGTSAAIQYGTGAISGFFSQDSVTLGDLVVKKQDFIEATKEPGLTFLTAKFDGILGLGFQAISVGKAVPVWYNMVNQGLVKEPVFSFWFNRNVDEEEGGELVFGGVDPNHFKGKHTYVPVTRKGYWQFDMGDVLIGDKTTGFCADGCAAIADSGTSLLAGPTTIITQINHAIGAAGVMSQQCKTLVNQYGRTIIEMLLSEAQPDKICSQMNLCTFDGTRDVSSMIKSVVDKNNEKSSGGLNDEMCTFCEMAIVWMQNQLKKNQTEDNIIDYVNELCDRIPSPMGESAVDCGNLSALPTIAFTIGGVKFELTPEQYVLKIGEGEVAQCISGFTALDVAPPLGPLWILGDVFMGQYHTVFDYGNSRVGFAEAA; encoded by the exons ATGGGTACCACAATCAAAACGAGCTTGCTTGCCCTTTTTTTGCTGTTTCTTTTGTCACCTACTGTATTATCGGCTGCCAATGATGGATTGCTTCGAGTTGGACTAAAAAAGAAGAAGGCGGACCAAGTCAACCAACTTACTGAACGTGGTTTGTCCAAGGATGGAACTGCTAGAAGAAATTATGGCTTCCACGGAACACTTAGGAGTTCAGACGGTGACATTATTGCACTGAAGAATTACATGGATGCTCAGTATTACGGTGAGATTGGTATTGGCAGTCCACCTCAGAAGTTCACTGTAATTTTTGATACCGGAAGTTCAAATCTATGGGTACCTTCTTCGAAGTGCTATTTTTCG ATTGCTTGCCTTTTCCACTCAAAGTACAAGGCTAGTCAATCGAGTACCTACAAGAAAAATG GGACATCTGCTGCAATTCAATATGGAACTGGAGCAATATCTGGGTTCTTTAGCCAGGACTCTGTCACACTCGGTGATCTCGTTGTTAAAAAGCAG GATTTTATTGAGGCAACCAAAGAGCCTGGTCTCACTTTCTTGACAGCCAAATTCGATGGTATTCTCGGGCTTGGATTTCAGGCGATCTCTGTTGGGAAAGCTGTACCTGTGTG GTACAACATGGTTAATCAAGGTCTTGTTAAAGAACCCGTCTTCTCTTTTTGGTTTAATCGGAATGTTGATGAGGAAGAAGGGGGTGAACTTGTGTTTGGTGGAGTTGATCCTAATCACTTCAAGGGTAAGCACACATACGTACCCGTAACACGAAAGGGCTATTGGCAG TTTGACATGGGCGACGTTCTTATTGGAGATAAAACAACTG GTTTTTGCGCTGATGGTTGTGCAGCAATTGCCGACTCTGGAACCTCTTTATTGGCAGGCCCAACG ACCATTATTACCCAAATCAATCATGCAATTGGTGCTGCGGGGGTAATGAGCCAGCAATGCAAGACATTGGTTAATCAGTATGGAAGGACTATTATTGAGATGCTCTTGTCGGAG GCCCAACCTGATAAAATATGTTCTCAGATGAATTTATGCACTTTTGATGGAACTCGTGATGTTAG TTCAATGATCAAGAGTGTGGTTGATAAGAACAACGAGAAGTCTTCTGGTGGATTAAATGATGAGATGTGTACTTTTTGCGAGATGGCAATTGTTTGGATGCAAAACCAATTAAAAAAGAATCAGACCGAAGATAACATAATTGACTATGTGAATGAG CTATGTGATCGGATACCCAGTCCAATGGGAGAATCTGCAGTTGACTGCGGCAATCTATCCGCCTTGCCTACTATAGCCTTCACCATTGGCGGGGTAAAGTTTGAGCTTACCCCAGAACAG TATGTGCTCAAAATTGGTGAGGGTGAAGTAGCACAATGCATAAGTGGATTCACTGCTTTGGATGTCGCTCCTCCTCTTGGACCTCTATG GATCCTGGGAGATGTTTTTATGGGTCAATACCATACAGTGTTTGATTATGGTAACTCACGAGTTGGATTTGCCGAAGCTGCTTAA